A part of Gouania willdenowi chromosome 2, fGouWil2.1, whole genome shotgun sequence genomic DNA contains:
- the LOC114474657 gene encoding uncharacterized protein LOC114474657: protein MLMRSHSERRALLGFTALLTPISPTTMDRSTPFASKESIFTSSSPSSLPPWVAQALTSLEQSEHELQSLRERQQAEVEEVNRQLDSAVLEAQREERRLLEKVEQDHREAQRQMSQVKRENAAAVRVMESLVDHQLRKVGQLREQIQRCGHTAGGANKNQLQRGVAELTQPWEISVTLKRLEFTPGPHSKSSSLGEVDVQEQCMTYPIGVCGVQGQKCALHSGENTFSKMTPLDIRREPQPIRGGQRNSPDGSSKKSRGNMRVVRKLFLSSSTENEEELKAPKSPGPQCRGASESSQDEEGESVCSDNQGPDLFLAYPSLFSQGESEGDESDEKQNGTKKRSTTKAKRKQKTSVMVPCEEPSWPPEENNGRVPFMSPEAKHKASLSRPSPTDLSSRNQKKTSSPDSGSPTPVDSDYFCDTYTVTTPVNRSLKEDHCPSISTADVSGKLQKLVNNENSDSRGLRKVNQIRLVSEPSTLDQIQAGDCEKDDEKSHECISIPQTGAVQGLSRSLSMSAIEDDKSHQAKEGQEEKTVSGFGEIEEDVGSKALDCANLLKQFGKQGSGRTDFNLPSGIHATARGQLFVVDCGNARIQVTDLQKNVVQQVSPSGSDRSSRICNYFDVAVNTKGLIAMTCAAQRAVLIFSRHGRLLQTFGGTMIGSTNEDLDAPRGVTVDRHDDFLVTDIKHGTITALKLDTKTGARLERTVVTGYHRPYLVAACLTTGLMAVSERGNETGRVPCIRVLEPGWNTIRILGVCSGLGPILSCPWGLCIDSDGDVLVADWGKQHHRVLIYPSKGVGWPLVTDSLSSPRGLALLPGGHMVVSDSMNHCLKIYQYKETMGDRMKT from the coding sequence ATGTTGATGAGGTCTCACTCTGAGAGGAGAGCCCTCCTCGGGTTCACAGCCCTGCTGACACCCATCAGTCCAACAACCATGGACAGATCCACTCCCTTTGCTTCAAAGGAGTCCATCTTTACCTCCTCGTCTCCTTCCTCACTGCCTCCATGGGTGGCTCAGGCTCTCACTAGTCTGGAGCAAAGCGAGCATGAACTTCAAAGCCTTCGAGAGCGACAGCAGGCCGAAGTGGAGGAAGTGAACCGTCAACTGGACAGTGCTGTCCTGGAAGCTCAGCGAGAAGAGCGTCGTCTTCTGGAGAAGGTTGAGCAGGACCACCGAGAGGCCCAGCGTCAAATGAGTCAGGTGAAAAGGGAGAATGCAGCAGCCGTTCGAGTCATGGAGTCACTGGTGGATCATCAGCTGAGAAAGGTTGGACAACTGAGGGAGCAGATACAAAGATGCGGCCATACGGCAGGTGGAGCCAACAAGAACCAGCTCCAGAGAGGAGTGGCAGAGCTCACCCAACCATGGGAGATCTCTGTGACACTGAAAAGGCTAGAGTTCACACCAGGACCACATTCAAAGTCTTCATCCTTAGGGGAAGTGGACGTTCAGGAGCAGTGTATGACCTACCCTATAGGTGTCTGTGGAGTCCAAGGACAGAAGTGTGCCTTACACTCAGGAGAAAACACCTTCTCAAAGATGACACCTCTGGACATCCGTAGGGAGCCCCAACCAATCAGAGGTGGGCAAAGGAACAGTCCAGATGGAAGCAGTAAGAAAAGCCGTGGAAACATGCGGGTTGTTCGCAAACTTTTCCTATCAAGCTCCACAGAGAATGAAGAGGAGCTGAAGGCCCCCAAATCTCCTGGACCACAATGTCGTGGAGCATCCGAATCTTCTCAGGATGAGGAGGGGGAGTCTGTGTGTTCAGACAACCAAGGGCCAGATCTCTTCCTTGCTTATCCATCACTCTTCAGTCAAGGAGAATCAGAAGGTGATGAGtcagatgaaaaacaaaacggAACAAAGAAACGCAGCACAACAAAAGCCAAAAGAAAGCAGAAAACCTCCGTGATGGTTCCATGTGAAGAACCTTCTTGGCCTCCAGAAGAAAACAATGGAAGAGTCCCCTTCATGTCACCAGAGGCCAAACACAAAGCTTCTCTGAGCAGACCAAGTCCTACTGATCTGTCCTCTAGAAACCAGAAGAAGACCTCCTCCCCGGACAGTGGAAGTCCAACTCCTGTGGACAGTGATTACTTCTGTGACACCTACACAGTTACTACTCCAGTAAATAGATCCCTGAAGGAAGATCACTGCCCATCGATATCCACTGCTGACGTCTCTGGGAAGCTACAAAAATTGGTTAACAACGAAAACAGTGACAGCAGAGGATTGAGGAAAGTAAACCAAATCCGGCTGGTCTCCGAGCCCTCAACTCTTGATCAAATCCAAGCTGGAGATTGTGAAAAGGATGATGAAaaatcacatgaatgcatatcAATACCCCAAACTGGCGCTGTTCAGGGTTTGAGCAGGTCCCTCTCCATGTCGGCAATAGAAGACGATAAATCACATCAAGCTAAGGAAGGACAGGAAGAGAAAACTGTGTCGGGTTTCGGAGAGATAGAGGAAGACGTTGGATCAAAAGCTCTGGATTGTGCAAATCTTCTCAAACAGTTTGGAAAACAAGGTTCAGGCCGCACAGACTTCAACCTTCCAAGTGGGATTCATGCGACTGCGAGGGGGCAACTGTTTGTGGTTGACTGCGGCAATGCTCGAATTCAAGTAACCGACCTACAGAAGAACGTCGTACAGCAGGTCTCTCCTTCAGGGTCAGACAGGTCGTCACGGATCTGCAACTACTTTGACGTGGCTGTGAACACGAAGGGCCTCATTGCCATGACCTGCGCGGCCCAACGCGCCGTGCTGATCTTCAGTCGCCATGGACGCTTACTGCAAACATTTGGAGGCACTATGATTGGTTCCACCAATGAAGATCTGGATGCTCCCCGAGGGGTAACCGTCGACCGCCATGATGACTTCCTGGTGACTGACATAAAGCACGGCACCATAACTGCCTTAAAACTGGACACAAAAACAGGAGCCAGGTTGGAGCGCACAGTGGTGACCGGGTACCACCGACCCTACCTGGTGGCTGCCTGCCTCACCACGGGGCTTATGGCTGTGTCCGAGCGAGGCAATGAAACAGGTCGTGTCCCGTGCATTCGAGTCCTAGAGCCTGGCTGGAACACCATCAGGATCCTGGGGGTCTGCTCAGGTCTGGGGCCCATTCTGAGCTGCCCATGGGGTCTCTGTATTGACAGCGATGGAGATGTCTTGGTAGCAGATTGGGGCAAGCAGCACCACCGCGTCCTCATCTACCCATCAAAGGGCGTCGGCTGGCCTCTGGTGACAGACAGCCTGAGCAGCCCCAGGGGTCTGGCTCTCCTCCCTGGGGGCCACATGGTGGTTTCAGACAGCATGAACCACTGCCTGAAGATCTACCAGTACAAAGAAACCATGGGGGATCGTATGAAGACCTGA